The following DNA comes from Solea senegalensis isolate Sse05_10M linkage group LG10, IFAPA_SoseM_1, whole genome shotgun sequence.
TCCACATGGCCACCTCCTCCCgctccctcagatcctcctcctccatccacctcactGTGCCCTCCGCCCGTCTCAGCACCATGGGGAGCAGAGCTTTCAGCCGCTCTGCTCCCCATCGATGGCATTCACTCCCACCAGACATCCGCAACTCTTTGAATCCACACTCAAAACCCCCACAAAAGAGCTTGCTCTCTGTAATTTCACTCCATTATCCGTTAACTGTGTTGcctatttgtctgttttgtataattgtttgtctttgtaaagtgtccttgagtgttgGAAATAAAATGCATTGTTACTCACATATTCATACAGCTCttcttttctatcacacatcagTCATTCACAGTCACATACGCACAGCACAGTAGGTCAGGAGCAACCTGGGGTTAAGTGTCTGGCCCAGGGACACACTCATGTCAGGAGCTGGGGAATGAGCCCTCAACCTTTTGCTTGGAAGATAACTCGCTTCACCGCTGAGCCACGGCCGCCccacaagaaaagaaagtgcATTGCTGCAGGGAGGCAGTGACTCTGCAGCTCTGATGCAGATGTTGATCTTTTATTAAAGTCTGTCTCTCACTTATTCATGTGTTATTGTTGTCTTGCACACAGATGTTTGGCTTTCACAAGCCGAAAATGTACAGGAGTTTGGACGGCTGCTGCATCTGCCGCGCAAAGTCGTCGAGCTCCCGCTTCACGGACAGTAAGCGCTACGAGAAAGAGTTCAGGAGCTGTTTTGGGTAAGTGGCGCACACCGGAGCATGTGCTGAACTGTCAACTCAGTTTTTTCGGTGGTGAATAATAAGTGCATTTGCTTTACAGACTGAGTGAAACGCGATCTGGAGAAATCTGTAACGCCTGTGTGCTGCTGGTGAAACGATGGAAAAAGCTGCCTGTGGGAACCAAGAAGAACTGGAACCATGTAAGTTCATGTTATGGTTGCGGCAGTAAGACTGAGAGTCCCTTTAACTGCAATGGAGCAACTTATTAAACAATTGATTTGACCTTGGAATAGCTTCAGCTAAATCAAGTTAAACACATATTATgaaagtaggaaaataaaaaagttgaTGTTTGATATTGAGTGAAAAAACCTCAAGGAAAAGTTAAAAGGCCATTATTTTAATGGCTAATGTACAGCAACATTTAAAAGCTTAATACTGACGCATTATCATAAACAGGCCTTCATCAGGACGACACACCAGCAGTGAGATGTGAACAGGAAATAGGTATAGatcaaagacaggaagtgaccacCACACTCATaacaaagatgaataaaaaacacacagcttcTTTCAAAGTATGAAACAGCATcaagtaaatggaaaaaaacagagacaaacatttctttcttaCACTGTTACAgatagattttatttatatagcactttttatGAACTCAAAGTTCAGTCTTGGAAGAGATGAGatgagttatatatatatatgactagTTTAAAAGATATATAAGATTGTCAAACTGATGAAGGCCGTGTCACGTCAGTGCATATTTATTAGATATTGCTACGTCTGGggttttaaatgcactttaattGGCACAGCACAGACTGCCGCAAGCGAGGCTGGAAGGCAAGATGTACACACggtcagagggtcagaggtTTTTGCAGCACAATTGTTCCACAAAACCCCAAGAGTTATCACAGACTtgacagcagaggcagcagagaaagcCTGTGGATCAGGAGAGGGGAGCTGCCTGGATGTGTGAATGCCTGATGAACCTCGACTGGGTCGTCTGCAAGAGGGTGTATGATTCTGAAAGACCTGAAAACACCCACTGACCCCAGTGTGCATGAGCGATGGTGTGTTCAGGAGCATCACAAAGATGTATGACACAACATACAAAGTTAAagacacattaaaacaacacaattctCCATCGCAAGgcatatttgtgtgtggtttgcgtctctctctttgtttgactttcatttaatttgcGGGTTTTCTTTTCCATCTGTGTTTTTGCAGCAGTAAAAAGTTGAACTAGTGCCTGAATTTTTAAGTTATGCAGCCACAAATCTTGATCCGGTAACAAAACTAAGTGACGTGTTTGATCTGATCTGTTCACAGTCCTGTAATGAAACATATATAAAGCTTCAACAgagaacaacaaaacatacagCTGAGTCCCCACTGCACTCTTGAACATGAGACACTTGAATCATGTGTcatcctctcttcctctctcctccatgcaGGTGGTTGATGCACGGGGTGGTCCCAGCTTAAAGATAACTTCCAGGCCCAAGAAAATAAAGTCCATCTCAAAGAAAGCACGGCCCAGTCAGATCAGTCGGCTGCAAAAGGAGCTCAAAAGAAACAgtgagttgtgtgtttttttttgaacaattaCATGACTAGAACAAGCACCTGAGGCTGCTCAGCTTCCCACTGTGTCGTAGGCTCCCCTATCTGGCAAGGttaacaattgttttgttttgtttttttaatcctgtaTCCTACCAAAATATGATTAATTCTTCCTggggccataacctacattcCCAGAAAATTTAATCCAGGGCCCAAAATCCCATTTCCCATTTTTACCCCTGCCCTTTGCCACATGGAACAGAGTTACAGGGGGTTAAACTCTGTCTCTGTAAAATGGAACATCCTTTCAAGAACATGACATGTCATCACCTAAGCAACACAGAACAATGAGatttaacataacattaaaaaacaaaaaacatcagctGCTGTTAAATTGCTATGTTGGACTATGGACATTATTCAACATGTAATTCGAGACATCGTCTTCAATGTCCACATACTTGTGCACCAGTTTATGGTATGaacaagaaacacagacaggTTTACTGGTGGTTAGCATAGTTACACAACTGCCAACAATTCATTTATTGAAGGTAACATTAGTTTCAAAAATCTCATAACCTTTTCCTTTTGAAGTTCTAGTTAGCTCTTATACTTCATCCAAACCGTTTACCTTTAACAAGACGCAGAACACTTTTCCACCTACACATGAACAGAGGGGTAGGGCTAAGAAGTAGGGGCAAGCGGTGATAGAGGAGTGAGCTCAAATccgtcctttactttttgagctGTGGTGCTCAATAACAGACGCAAAAGGTCAAAACATAACTTCTTTGGTGgaagtaattattattatttcatttgctttgtttatccctctgaaataaacacaccacacacatgcaacaccTAACAATCTCCTCCGCCCAACAGATTCCGATGCTCACAGCACCACCTCCAGCGCCTCTCCAGCTCAGTCCCCCAGCTACAGTAACCTGTCAGATGACGGCTCCGATGCCGAACTCAGCCCGGGTTCCAGCCGCTCCCCAGTTTTCTCCTTCCTGGACCTCACCTACTGGAAGAGGTAAGTCAGAGGATGAAGCAGAGGCACAACAGTGTTCTACACATGTGTTTGACACTTTGTAGTACAGTGTCACTTGTcagttacctctttaggacattttctggcatgaacactgaACTTGTCGGGCCCAGTAGCCCTTATGGagacaaaacctggtcctaatgaggcagaacggatgaattgtggttaggttaaggttagtgtttggcattaactggttatgttgGCTCCTTCAGTGGACACACCCCCATCGTCACAGAACagagaatgttgctgaattttacatcatttgaaacctaatttttaaacacagcaactttttaatcattcagaTTTGGTTAAGTGGTtagcaacacattttcatttccatttccagcAATTTACACACACCCCAAGTCCCAGAGTTAAGCAAGCTCGACTCTTTTTTTCTACTGAGCACCAGCTCATCCTCACCATATGTGGTCTCCACCTGTGATACAACTGTTTCCTCTTCCTTATAATTCCTTCACTTAATCACACTATGCTGGTGTGAATAGTAGAGATGCATCAAAATCACCTCTGAATTATTGCATGTCATGCTGTTAATTTGGCAACAAAATTTGccattttaaagcagttatacacTTATAATAACATACGTATGGGTagtatatataattttttaccaataaaccctcctaaatgttacatagtAGACCGTCAAAGCTGTTGAACCATTCATAAATCAGTCATCTgcgtcatgtttttgtgtaggCAAAAAGTCTGCTGTGGAATAATCTACAAGGGGCGCTTTGGGGAGGTGCTCATCGATCCCCATTTGTTCAAACCATGCTGCCGCAAAAAACAGcgacagcagcaacaacaacaagaggaggaggaggaagacgaggaggaggacgatgatgaggaggaagtggaggtaGAAGAAGGCCAGGCGGTAATGGAGGTCATCGAGCAAAACCCCCAGATggaagaggaagtgaaggagATTGCAACATGCGAGGAAAATGTGGAGCCCGCGCAGCTAtgtgtcaccatgacaacacctCCATCCAGGAGTGCGGTGGTGGCCGAGGAAGGGTGGTAAAGTGAAAAGCCTTCCCTTGTACACATCTCTGAAGAAGTCTTGGGgtgctgtgttttctctttgaGCACTTACAGGAAGAAGCCGCCTCAGATTGCCTTCAGTCACAAAGCAGCTGAAAATCCTTTGGTCTTCTCCATAATATTGTTGGAGGTTTGTTTATCATGTTTGAACAGTAACTTATGGACTATTGTGTTTccactttgtctctctctttgatttttatttgtatttaatattcTTACCATGCTGAAGATGGACCatcatctgtgttgttgtttttgatcgACTCGTACTTTAGATAAATGCTGAGGCTCTAGTTCGCTGGTACGCGCAAGAGATTTTATTCCAAAACGCAATAAATCCACTCACTTGCAGGAAAAAGGTGCTACTTGAAATTCATCGCTCAACATTTCAAACATACAGCTGGACTCGCTCTCACTGTGGATATTTTCTAAGTGTAAGATGactaatatgatatgataatacGATAGTTTTGCTTTCTTTTGAATGGTGGATATCTCGTTTTGGAATCAATGACACTTGACCTCGACCAAGCTCACGGCTGTACAGTAATCCTTGTTTTAGTCTCTTTTCGCTTTGACATCCAATCCTAtcaatatgtttgtgtttgtagtcTGGATTAGCGCCCCTGtggggaaatgtgtgtgtagtCCCATTTAAATAAGGCCTATTCACAGCTTCAACAGCAAATACACCAGCCTTAATTATGTGTTACAGACAGTGCTAGTGTTCATTCTGGATTGGTATCAAGGAACAAAAAGGGACAGTAGATGTATTTATCTCGGCCTGAGCAACACAGTGCATTTTGCATGAATGGCAAACCACTCGTCCAAAAGACCTAATGATCTGATGCATGAGTCTCCTAAAAATTGCATGGCCTTAAATAGACTGTAAatcttacttttattttttggatcCATTTCTCTGAGgttttaacttatttttatatgtaaaaaaaaaaaaaaagaaagaaaaaaaaatagaaagtgtctttgcataataataatgataataatacacacaatacaacagcaaaacacacaatcGGTCTATAGTCACTCAGCAATATCAATCACAGTGTTTTCTCTCATTCCCGGTCAGTATATGGTTAAAGACTTTATACACGCTGAAATTCTATGCCATTGCCTCTTATATaccacaaatgtgttgtgataTATAGCCtaatattactttatttatcTAATGAAAGCCAAAGCACATTGAAATTCACCCAATGTCAAATCAATGCAGGTTTTCTATGGACACTTGTGCTTGTCCGATGtcatttgtatgtatgtttatggTATTATAAAAACCGAACACTAATATGAAATTTCATACATGTGATGTTGTAGTTGGGAGCAGAGGGTGTGTTCTGTACATAGGGGGTGGGTGAGCCATATGGCTCTTACATGggtttcattatttatttatttcatatttatttgtatcaCTGCGCCGCCGCTTGGAGGTGTGTACTCCTTTGAACTCTTCTCATCTTTAGCTTATGCGTAGcatggtggttttttttttgtacaactGAAATTGAACGTAATTCTCAAGCGGGCTTTCTTTAAAGTTTCTTTGAATTACCAGCTGTCAATATTTGTGAAATGATGttaagtatttatttactcATCAGTTGAGTTGCGTGCAGCCTAACTTATTATGTGTCACCATTTTGGATCTGTATCTAGACTGAAAATAATGATAGATTGCTACCAAACTGTACTTTGCCCTTGTTTAGCCTGTAGCTTCAAAATGTTTAAGGACAGTAGGATACCTAACTGTAGACTTGCATGTACTGTTGCTATGCATTTCCTTAGCTTACTAGTTAGACAAAgcagttttgtattttttatacatCATGTACTTTTTTTACTTGTCCCTTAATAAAAGCAATTTTGTGAGTTTTCTGGAAGCTTGAAGTCGGTGGATTTATTGATATGAGTGGGTCGATGAACATGAACTCATCGTGAAAATTCAGATTCAGTCCACTGAGAAATTGCATTTTACGATTGTTCGTACAGGttctatttatatatgtgtatatatatatatatatatatatatatatatatttatatatgtgtatatatatgtgtatatctatatatatatatatatatatgtatatatatatatatatatatatatatatatatatatatatatatatatatatatatatatatatatataaataaaatttcaCATCCAAATTACCTGCATTTTAATTTAGTAAACaatgtatttttgaatgaatttggTGAATTTTACAGCCTGGTCTTAGTCCCACCTGCAATACCCGTAAAAGACACCAGGGGGCCACGGTCAACACTTtgcggagcagcagcagcagaagagaagAACACAGTTTATCCAAACGTGTTGCTACtatcaatatttaattattattattatgataagtAAAACTATTGCCAATTCAGGTTCGTATACGTTTGTAATGTGtgccattttaaataaaaagagggGGAGACACCGGAAACAGTGGTCATATGacaagaagtaaaaaaaaaaacacggaagtgctttgtttttgttttatagtcCGCTGTCAGATGAAACATTAAGCTGCAgataacatcaaacatcaaatatttatataaatcaaATGCAAAGAAGCAGAAGTCGACAAACAACCGTCGTTGTTTTTCAGGTAGGTCATATGAATGTTGCTGCTACGCTTGTTGTGGTAGCTTTCAAGCTAACAGTGTAATCAATGGTTCCTCCCGGCTTCCTCCCTGCTGAAGTGTTTCATCAACCTCTATGATTAAAATAtgacagaggaaatgaaaagctTCTGTTCACTGTTCCTGGAGAAGATGATACGTGTAGTAACAGACTTATGGGAATAATgaagctttgtgtgtgttcatggtttCACTGTTCTGATGGCGTTTATCTTTGTGATATTTATCAATACTATTCTTTTGTAAGAGCTGCTGGACTGTTGACTGTTTTTGATTTAGCTGTATAGTTAAATTATTTATTGCATGAATAATTATATGCCTTTCATTAGAACTTAGAACTTTAGGtctatttgtttatgttttgtttttactctttgttattatttgtctttgtgaatgtgtatttgtgttatttagtCATAAACAGTATGCAGAAATTCAAGCTTGTAAATGCTGTTAGAAGCATGCTTATTTTTAGAGAACTAATACAGTTGAAGTAGTAATGCAGTTGTAGTTCACACATTAATGCATGTGaatatatttgattatttttttctatagACCATGAGGccgaaaatgtttttaatcctgGTTTAATCCCTGAATTGTAATTAAATCATATTGTGAGGATTTAGAGATAACCAGCCCTACAATTACTCTCACATTTCACTctgcacttctttttttcccctcacacttTTAGTAGTTGTGATCTTCATCATGGTGGAGCCCACAGCATCTGGTGTGTTCTGCAGCAGGATGCTGAGCATGGTCAACTCTGAGGATGTTAATGCCATCATCCAGGCTcagagacacatgtgagtgtCATGTTCTGATTGTTTGCACCATGTGCGTTTTCTGCTGccttatattttttaaatattaatcatACTGTCAATCAATCATGAGTGATGCTGCCATACCAAACTTTTAGATGTTCCACAGACCAGACTGAGTTCTATAGGCATTTTTGATTACAGCTTCTACacatgtcattgtttgtgtctgattttattgtgctttttaaaataaagctatatatatgtatgtatatatatatatatatatatatatatataaaaataattttgtcaATAGTGCATCTACCTGTGAGTGCTGCTTGAGGCTGAGTGCTGCTTGAGGATCTAATGCgctcatgtttttaattttttatgcCATTTAGGGAGATATAGGGCATATTTTTCAAAATTCTTTTTTCCACATATTGATttcatacatataaatgtaactgttattatttattattatgtgcgTTGCTCCATGTAAGTGACGCCTGAAGatccttgttgtttttctgcattaATGTGTAAACAGGCTTGACCGCTTTGAGAAAACTAACGAAATGCTGATCAACTTCAACGGGCTGTCTAACGTGCGACTGCAGCAAATGAACGAGCGCTTCTTGCTCCACACCCGCACCCTTGTGGAGATGAAGAAAGATCTGGACAGTATCTTCAGGAGAATCAGGTAAATACTAATCCACCAGAGCAAATGCACACACCAACATGCTCTCTGGTTATTCACCTCTTCTACTTCTGCAGGACACTTAAAGGGAAGATTTCAAAACAGTACCCAGACGCCTTTAGCAGTGAGTTTCCTCCCCAATTATAGTCTCATATTAACAATAAAGATTACCACAGTTTATCTAcatgtcatatttgtttctctGGAAGATGTCCACGAGTCACCTATCCTCgaggacgacgacgatgacTTTGACCCAGTTCCTCCCAGTGTTGccacaacaatcacaacagcCAACTCCGAGCAGAGCacagagtcatgtgacacaaGTCCAGATGTGATCTCACCAACTGTGAGCAGATGCTCTGAAGATCTCTCTCAAGAGCCGCCTGACACGCCCACTTCTGACGTCCTAGAGACAGCTGTCCTACAGGACGAAGGGCCTGACTCGGTACCTGCAGAATAGAGTGGACAGTTTGTCAGTGATTTCACTCACTTGAAACCAAGCTTTAACCTTAAAACTATTCTAGCAGGAGGTCATATTGTATATTTGAGCTTGTGTCAATCTCTTTACGATATTTGCTAaagtttccatttgttttgaTGCTTGATGTTAGAGG
Coding sequences within:
- the sinhcaf gene encoding SIN3-HDAC complex-associated factor, encoding MFGFHKPKMYRSLDGCCICRAKSSSSRFTDSKRYEKEFRSCFGLSETRSGEICNACVLLVKRWKKLPVGTKKNWNHVVDARGGPSLKITSRPKKIKSISKKARPSQISRLQKELKRNNSDAHSTTSSASPAQSPSYSNLSDDGSDAELSPGSSRSPVFSFLDLTYWKRQKVCCGIIYKGRFGEVLIDPHLFKPCCRKKQRQQQQQQEEEEEDEEEDDDEEEVEVEEGQAVMEVIEQNPQMEEEVKEIATCEENVEPAQLCVTMTTPPSRSAVVAEEGW
- the kxd1 gene encoding kxDL motif-containing protein 1, whose protein sequence is MVEPTASGVFCSRMLSMVNSEDVNAIIQAQRHMLDRFEKTNEMLINFNGLSNVRLQQMNERFLLHTRTLVEMKKDLDSIFRRIRTLKGKISKQYPDAFSNVHESPILEDDDDDFDPVPPSVATTITTANSEQSTESCDTSPDVISPTVSRCSEDLSQEPPDTPTSDVLETAVLQDEGPDSVPAE